A stretch of the Nitratifractor salsuginis DSM 16511 genome encodes the following:
- a CDS encoding M16 family metallopeptidase, translating to MSGTEKLMRFFKRSTIALLLATYGITAMAASTTSENNQSSHTHPDPFKRVIYYRLPNGMQVYLLPDPKASKVQAEVDVGVGYDNENEKNYGLSHLVEHMVFRDRRIPHHDYLDYIKDQGGTGVNASTKRYETDYYATIAPPKAEWLIQSFAQMLLDKNLTQEDLNVEKKALQIEIGEPHLIYQIFYKIGRLIQTITPPSEDLYRDWFSLPKQKELPSPYIAQINNRRFTLGDVLRRYRTYYYPANMKLFVAGNFDPERMRQTIRESFGKTKRRGTLSVSEPHPQPRLPKKPYAAYNLGSPKSYASVATMFVMKDYRRYLILDAYTDMLAERLQQQLRNRAGKTYTVSATSFGRGYAQVMGISLDGPHRSFDANIHAAEAMISADRQKMPHPLIEKTLWRYEKENFTDIEHDTDTLMSMLGAMQYLREDFNITDKTPYDLFKSITPETFARTVSEAFAPRHRYLKVWRDYAFFPMELVAMSLLTLILFILTIVFYPSWLMRIKGIRFTQRDVRLSRRLSSRFTGTLIFIVTYLLAALAEGWVIYLVGKWIFHDPYWVERIDAPLGHLIWFLEFFLFLALYVGLYYLLWRYYAKLFVTDDRMIALGNRVLAIDKDQIAAIDVVPARERKWRRTLGAMLRFYKPVVKLTLKDGKIYYLRNSNAQELKEDLERWMQEQRGKREETTQ from the coding sequence GTGAGCGGAACCGAAAAATTAATGCGCTTTTTCAAAAGATCGACCATCGCATTGCTGCTTGCCACCTATGGCATAACAGCGATGGCCGCTTCGACTACATCGGAGAACAACCAAAGCTCCCATACCCACCCCGACCCGTTCAAAAGGGTGATCTACTATCGACTCCCCAACGGGATGCAGGTCTATCTGCTTCCCGACCCCAAGGCATCAAAAGTCCAGGCCGAAGTCGATGTCGGAGTGGGATACGACAATGAAAACGAAAAGAATTACGGCCTCTCCCACCTGGTGGAGCATATGGTCTTCCGCGACCGGCGCATCCCCCATCACGACTATCTCGACTACATCAAAGACCAGGGCGGCACCGGGGTCAATGCAAGCACCAAACGTTACGAGACCGACTACTACGCCACCATCGCGCCCCCCAAGGCCGAGTGGCTCATTCAAAGCTTCGCGCAGATGCTGCTGGATAAGAACCTCACCCAGGAGGATCTGAACGTCGAGAAAAAAGCCCTCCAGATCGAGATCGGTGAACCTCACTTGATCTATCAGATTTTCTATAAGATCGGCCGTCTCATCCAGACCATCACTCCCCCATCGGAGGATCTCTACCGTGACTGGTTTTCGCTCCCCAAACAAAAAGAACTCCCCTCCCCCTACATCGCCCAGATCAACAACCGACGCTTTACCCTCGGCGATGTTCTCAGGCGCTACCGTACCTACTACTACCCGGCCAATATGAAACTTTTCGTCGCCGGGAACTTCGACCCCGAGCGTATGCGGCAAACCATCCGGGAGAGTTTCGGCAAAACTAAACGCCGCGGGACCCTCAGCGTCAGCGAACCCCACCCCCAACCGCGGCTGCCGAAGAAACCCTACGCCGCCTATAATCTGGGCTCCCCCAAGAGCTACGCCAGTGTCGCGACGATGTTTGTGATGAAGGATTACCGTCGCTATCTGATCCTCGATGCCTATACCGATATGCTGGCCGAGCGACTCCAGCAGCAACTGCGCAACCGCGCGGGGAAGACCTATACCGTCAGCGCCACCTCCTTCGGCCGGGGATATGCCCAGGTGATGGGGATTTCCCTCGACGGCCCCCACCGCAGTTTCGACGCCAACATCCACGCCGCCGAAGCGATGATCTCCGCCGACCGCCAAAAGATGCCGCACCCCCTCATCGAAAAGACGCTCTGGAGGTATGAAAAAGAGAATTTCACTGACATCGAGCACGACACCGATACACTGATGAGTATGCTGGGAGCCATGCAATACCTGCGGGAAGATTTCAATATCACCGACAAAACCCCCTACGATCTCTTCAAGTCGATCACCCCCGAGACCTTCGCCCGAACGGTTTCGGAAGCTTTCGCTCCCCGGCACCGCTATCTGAAGGTCTGGAGGGATTACGCCTTCTTCCCCATGGAGCTTGTGGCTATGAGCCTGCTGACTTTAATTCTTTTTATCCTGACCATAGTCTTCTACCCCTCATGGCTGATGAGGATCAAGGGAATACGCTTCACCCAACGGGACGTCAGACTGAGTCGCCGTCTCAGCAGCCGTTTCACCGGGACGCTCATTTTCATCGTCACCTACCTCCTCGCCGCGCTGGCCGAAGGGTGGGTCATCTACCTGGTGGGCAAATGGATCTTTCACGATCCCTACTGGGTCGAACGCATCGACGCGCCCCTGGGGCATCTCATATGGTTCCTGGAGTTCTTCCTCTTTTTGGCCCTCTATGTGGGTCTTTACTACCTCCTCTGGCGCTATTACGCCAAACTCTTTGTCACGGATGACAGGATGATCGCCCTGGGCAACCGCGTACTCGCCATCGACAAGGACCAGATCGCCGCCATCGACGTCGTCCCCGCCCGGGAACGAAAATGGCGACGAACCCTGGGTGCGATGCTCCGCTTCTACAAACCGGTGGTCAAACTCACCCTCAAAGACGGAAAAATCTACTATCTACGCAACTCCAATGCCCAGGAGCTCAAAGAGGACCTGGAGCGATGGATGCAAGAGCAAAGAGGGAAAAGGGAAGAAACCACCCAATGA
- a CDS encoding RHS repeat-associated core domain-containing protein, translating into MLSHTRSVETNNPYAYTGREFDTQELYYYRARYYDPTIQRFISEDPIGFASGDFNWYR; encoded by the coding sequence ATCCTAAGCCATACCAGGAGTGTAGAGACCAACAACCCCTACGCCTACACCGGCAGGGAGTTTGACACCCAAGAGCTCTACTACTACCGCGCCCGCTATTATGATCCTACGATTCAGAGATTCATCAGCGAGGATCCGATCGGGTTTGCGAGCGGGGATTTTAACTGGTATCGGTAA
- the ccoS gene encoding cbb3-type cytochrome oxidase assembly protein CcoS, translating to MSDSIMALMLGVSTFLGALGLIALLWGLRSGQFEDQSKFLDGARFDGEEELKDAVMMERKKKEALEKKKKKEKEYRPVD from the coding sequence ATGAGCGATTCGATTATGGCCCTGATGCTTGGGGTCTCCACTTTTCTCGGAGCCCTGGGACTCATCGCCCTGCTCTGGGGACTGCGCAGCGGGCAATTCGAGGACCAGAGCAAATTCCTCGACGGCGCACGCTTCGACGGTGAAGAGGAGCTCAAAGATGCCGTGATGATGGAACGGAAGAAAAAAGAGGCGCTTGAAAAGAAGAAGAAAAAAGAAAAAGAGTATCGGCCGGTCGATTGA
- a CDS encoding LemA family protein, with translation MKENEITRSKRGVGAYLLIVLGLLAAGMLIWFILSYNTLVAKEEAVKTAWSQVESNLQRKVDLLPNLVKTVKAYAKHERDLYTKIAALRAQAASVLKESSSGPDETRLAKLDTLQKALRKQTARLFAVAENYPVLRSSEQFLQLQSQIEGAENRINITRMQFNEAVGDFNRYMRTFPASIVAGFAHFRRKAYFKAAPGSEKPLELNL, from the coding sequence ATGAAAGAGAATGAAATCACGCGGAGCAAACGGGGCGTAGGAGCCTACCTCCTCATCGTGCTGGGGCTGCTGGCGGCGGGGATGCTGATCTGGTTCATCCTGAGCTACAACACCCTGGTGGCCAAAGAAGAGGCGGTCAAAACCGCCTGGTCGCAAGTAGAGAGCAATCTCCAGCGCAAGGTCGATCTGCTGCCCAACCTGGTCAAAACCGTCAAAGCCTACGCCAAACACGAACGCGACCTCTACACGAAGATCGCCGCACTGCGCGCCCAGGCCGCTTCGGTGCTCAAAGAGAGTTCCAGCGGCCCCGACGAAACGCGGCTCGCCAAACTCGACACCCTGCAAAAAGCGCTGCGGAAACAGACCGCCCGGCTCTTCGCCGTGGCGGAAAATTACCCCGTTCTGCGCTCTTCGGAGCAGTTTTTGCAGTTGCAATCCCAGATCGAGGGAGCCGAGAACCGCATCAACATCACCCGTATGCAGTTCAACGAAGCGGTCGGGGATTTCAACCGCTATATGCGCACCTTTCCCGCCAGCATCGTGGCGGGCTTCGCCCACTTCCGGCGCAAAGCCTATTTCAAAGCCGCACCCGGCTCAGAAAAACCCCTGGAGCTGAATCTATGA
- a CDS encoding TPM domain-containing protein: MKTLVKTLIFLTISTLFIGCQNQAENSRSVASQAPAAQIIYDDAAVLLDNDRFVREFTRYNRWLKKRYDIDFRVVTTIDDGDIDLYANRRFNTLMKESRSHSGKALLLVINPVQDKVRLEVSEALEPIFTDAFVSYIERKGFIPYFRDQSIAEGVFMAMELIKDRLNDAAAGKEFLPPMKTKSIGGGAKNKAHIGQKDPHAKEGAQVTVKAAEPPKAVLKRYLNEVLKKHNKNPDLDIYTEASRKFFHHWTVTEVNQNNEVRFLSPCIDRMETLYNPDRTHAVLAVLPYDKNRKCSPYFFRKEEGKWRLDIATMAQVLHFNTQMQWHFDTAKRLQGEGIYYAYAFDGYGIGRNGYLYTPDKPKPKDTRWGFWVRGYYHPGDRREDVRAWIRYVWPGSPAQVRLGLERGDKIYAVGEGPTRIENATHRQFMDYMKNIPSGEIATVVVEHYYLNGKETYDFDAVLKPDVQFKYETKRGIAP; this comes from the coding sequence ATGAAAACCCTGGTCAAAACCCTGATCTTCCTGACGATCTCCACCCTCTTCATCGGCTGCCAAAATCAGGCGGAGAACTCCCGGAGCGTGGCCTCACAGGCTCCGGCCGCACAGATCATCTACGACGATGCCGCCGTACTGCTGGACAATGACAGATTCGTCCGGGAATTCACCCGATACAACCGCTGGCTCAAAAAGCGTTATGACATCGATTTCAGAGTCGTAACCACCATCGACGACGGCGATATCGACCTTTACGCCAACCGCCGCTTCAACACACTGATGAAAGAGAGCCGCAGCCACAGCGGTAAAGCCCTTCTCCTGGTGATCAACCCCGTTCAGGACAAGGTGCGCCTGGAGGTTTCGGAAGCGCTGGAGCCCATCTTCACCGACGCTTTTGTTAGCTACATCGAGCGCAAGGGCTTCATCCCCTATTTCCGCGACCAATCCATCGCCGAAGGGGTCTTTATGGCAATGGAGCTGATCAAAGACCGGCTCAACGACGCAGCGGCCGGCAAAGAGTTTCTCCCGCCCATGAAGACCAAATCGATCGGAGGCGGGGCCAAAAACAAAGCCCACATCGGACAAAAAGACCCCCACGCCAAAGAGGGGGCCCAAGTGACGGTCAAGGCAGCCGAACCCCCCAAAGCCGTCCTGAAACGCTACCTCAACGAGGTACTCAAAAAGCACAACAAAAACCCCGACCTCGACATCTACACCGAGGCAAGCAGGAAGTTTTTTCACCATTGGACCGTCACCGAGGTCAACCAGAACAACGAAGTGCGCTTCCTCTCCCCCTGTATCGACCGGATGGAGACCCTCTACAACCCCGATCGAACTCATGCGGTGCTTGCCGTACTCCCCTACGACAAAAACCGCAAATGCTCTCCCTACTTTTTCAGGAAAGAAGAGGGCAAATGGAGGCTCGACATCGCCACGATGGCCCAGGTGCTGCATTTCAATACCCAGATGCAGTGGCATTTCGACACGGCCAAACGCCTTCAGGGGGAAGGGATCTATTACGCTTACGCTTTCGACGGCTACGGAATAGGCCGTAACGGCTACCTCTATACCCCCGATAAACCGAAGCCCAAAGATACGCGATGGGGCTTCTGGGTTCGGGGCTACTACCACCCCGGGGACCGCCGGGAGGATGTCCGGGCCTGGATCCGTTACGTCTGGCCGGGCTCCCCGGCACAGGTGCGCCTCGGCCTGGAGAGGGGAGACAAGATCTACGCCGTCGGGGAAGGTCCCACACGCATCGAAAATGCGACCCACCGGCAATTTATGGACTATATGAAAAACATCCCCAGCGGAGAAATCGCCACCGTCGTCGTGGAGCACTACTACCTCAACGGCAAAGAGACTTACGACTTCGACGCAGTACTCAAGCCTGATGTGCAGTTCAAATATGAAACCAAAAGGGGGATCGCACCGTGA
- a CDS encoding heavy metal translocating P-type ATPase yields MARVPCTHCHLEFDESVMITEEEKGKKLHFCCRGCQGVYHLLKEEGLESFYDKLGNQTLEPAETALKKGEELARFDLEGFHKKYVRTTPEGFNEIHLIIEGIHCSACVWLNEKVLHQTPGIIEATINYSNNKAKVVWDPEQIKLSQIIETIRNIGYNAYPYDPALQEERAVKTRNDYYSRILVGVFATMNIMWIAIAQYAGYFTGMEQGHKNILNIAEFILATPTLFYSGWIFFRGAWYGLKNRLINMDVLVATGATLAYLYSIYAMITHKGEVYFDSVTMIITFVLVGKYLEVLSKKQAADTLDRIIGSMPTEAMVVKADGSKALVSVENIEIGDLIELKPGEKVAVDGILRSGKALFDESSLTGESEPVFKEPGDEILSGTICLDSVVRYEATKRAGDSLLSQITELLSDAVTKKPRIEQLANVVSGYFSVAILSIALLTFAGWYWHSGSFETALIVAISVIVIACPCALGLATPMATLVGIGRAAKEGILFKEAAQLETMAKSDLLALDKTGTITEGRPSVLSIKTYESFDPAELLALVHSSNHPVSRGIERYLLEHYENLAEIKLSELKSIEAKGVTALCDGKKLAGGNRELMQSLGIACDFESEHTLFVYAVDGKIAAEFELRDRIRPGIREVITHLKAMGIWVVMLTGDHEASAKKVAEEVGIEEVHARLLPQEKAEKIQGYHEEGHIVVMAGDGINDAVALASSDIAIAMGSGADVAIEVSDVVLLEDKPESLLAAYRIGRQTFRTVKQNLGFSLLYNLVAVPLAVLGFVNPLVAALSMSLSSLFVVGNSTRIKLKK; encoded by the coding sequence TTGGCCAGAGTCCCCTGTACCCACTGTCATCTGGAGTTTGACGAATCGGTAATGATCACCGAAGAGGAGAAGGGCAAAAAGCTCCACTTCTGCTGCCGCGGCTGCCAGGGGGTTTACCATCTGCTCAAAGAGGAGGGGTTGGAGAGCTTCTACGACAAGCTCGGCAACCAGACCCTCGAACCGGCCGAGACCGCCCTCAAAAAAGGCGAAGAGCTGGCCCGTTTCGACCTGGAGGGCTTTCACAAGAAATATGTCCGCACCACGCCGGAGGGGTTCAACGAGATCCACCTCATCATCGAGGGAATCCACTGCTCCGCCTGTGTCTGGCTCAACGAAAAGGTGCTCCACCAGACCCCCGGCATCATCGAAGCGACCATCAACTACTCCAACAACAAAGCCAAGGTGGTCTGGGACCCCGAACAGATCAAACTCTCCCAGATCATCGAGACCATCCGCAATATCGGCTACAACGCCTACCCCTACGACCCGGCGCTCCAGGAGGAGCGGGCCGTCAAGACCCGCAACGACTACTACTCCCGCATCCTCGTCGGCGTCTTCGCCACAATGAACATTATGTGGATCGCCATCGCCCAATACGCCGGCTACTTCACCGGGATGGAGCAGGGACACAAAAACATCCTCAATATCGCCGAATTCATCCTGGCTACCCCCACCCTCTTCTACAGCGGCTGGATCTTCTTTCGGGGGGCCTGGTACGGACTCAAGAACCGCCTCATCAATATGGACGTCCTGGTGGCCACCGGCGCCACCCTGGCCTACCTCTACTCCATCTACGCGATGATCACCCACAAAGGGGAAGTCTACTTCGACTCGGTGACGATGATCATCACCTTCGTCCTGGTGGGCAAATACCTCGAAGTGCTGAGCAAAAAGCAGGCCGCCGACACCCTCGATCGGATCATCGGCTCCATGCCTACCGAGGCTATGGTGGTCAAAGCCGACGGATCCAAAGCCCTTGTCAGCGTGGAGAATATCGAGATCGGGGACCTCATCGAACTCAAACCGGGGGAGAAAGTGGCCGTAGACGGTATCCTGCGCAGCGGCAAAGCCCTCTTCGACGAGAGTTCCCTCACCGGCGAGAGCGAACCGGTCTTCAAGGAGCCCGGCGACGAGATCCTCAGCGGGACCATCTGCCTCGATTCGGTGGTACGCTACGAGGCGACCAAGCGGGCCGGCGATTCGCTGCTGAGCCAGATCACCGAGCTGCTCAGCGACGCCGTGACCAAAAAGCCCCGAATCGAACAGCTGGCCAACGTGGTCTCAGGCTACTTCTCCGTGGCGATCCTGAGCATTGCCCTGCTCACCTTTGCCGGCTGGTATTGGCACAGCGGCTCCTTTGAGACGGCGCTCATCGTCGCCATCAGCGTTATCGTCATCGCCTGCCCCTGTGCTCTGGGCCTGGCCACCCCGATGGCGACCCTGGTGGGTATCGGCCGGGCCGCCAAAGAGGGAATCCTCTTCAAAGAGGCGGCGCAATTGGAGACGATGGCCAAAAGCGACCTTTTGGCACTGGACAAGACCGGTACCATCACCGAAGGGCGCCCCAGCGTCCTCTCGATCAAAACCTATGAGAGCTTCGACCCCGCCGAGCTTTTGGCACTGGTGCATAGCTCCAACCACCCCGTCAGTCGGGGGATCGAACGCTATTTGCTGGAGCATTATGAGAATCTGGCCGAGATCAAACTCAGCGAACTCAAGAGCATCGAAGCCAAAGGAGTCACGGCGCTCTGCGACGGCAAAAAGCTGGCCGGGGGCAACCGGGAGCTGATGCAAAGCCTGGGGATCGCCTGCGACTTCGAAAGCGAGCATACACTTTTCGTCTATGCCGTCGACGGCAAAATCGCCGCAGAATTCGAGCTGCGCGACCGCATCCGCCCCGGTATCCGGGAAGTGATTACCCACCTCAAAGCGATGGGGATCTGGGTGGTGATGCTCACCGGAGATCACGAAGCCAGTGCCAAAAAAGTGGCGGAAGAAGTAGGGATCGAAGAGGTCCACGCCAGGCTCCTGCCCCAGGAAAAGGCGGAGAAGATCCAAGGCTACCACGAAGAGGGGCACATCGTCGTCATGGCTGGCGACGGAATCAACGACGCCGTGGCCCTTGCCTCCAGCGATATCGCCATCGCTATGGGCAGCGGCGCCGATGTGGCTATCGAAGTGAGCGATGTGGTACTCCTGGAAGACAAGCCCGAAAGCCTCCTGGCCGCCTACCGGATCGGTCGGCAAACCTTCCGCACCGTCAAACAGAATCTTGGCTTTTCACTGCTTTATAACCTCGTGGCCGTCCCTCTGGCGGTGCTGGGCTTCGTCAACCCCCTTGTCGCTGCCCTCTCGATGAGCCTCAGTTCCCTCTTCGTTGTGGGGAACTCGACGAGAATCAAACTAAAGAAATGA